One Thermomicrobiales bacterium DNA window includes the following coding sequences:
- a CDS encoding helix-turn-helix domain-containing protein — MDDVFRALADPTRRTILDELTAHDGQTLFEICGRLTMKHGIGSSRQAISQHLDVLEAAGLVETRREGRYKFHYINIEHIEPLRPIVERWLRSSSQAVPDRDNCDSKTEKQS; from the coding sequence ATGGATGATGTATTCAGGGCGCTGGCTGATCCAACGCGGCGGACGATTCTGGACGAGCTGACAGCTCATGATGGGCAGACGCTCTTCGAGATCTGCGGTCGGTTGACGATGAAGCACGGCATCGGCTCGTCGCGCCAGGCCATCTCGCAGCATCTCGATGTGCTGGAGGCGGCCGGGCTCGTCGAGACGCGGCGCGAGGGCCGCTACAAATTTCATTACATCAACATCGAGCACATCGAGCCGTTGCGGCCGATCGTCGAGCGTTGGCTGCGTAGTAGCAGTCAGGCCGTTCCGGATCGTGATAACTGTGATAGTAAAACGGA